A region of uncultured Anaeromusa sp. DNA encodes the following proteins:
- a CDS encoding helix-turn-helix transcriptional regulator yields MIPPDFPVAALADMRPLRTEPTARTNVQSATSTDSPVLFTTTHAHKPLDITDSLSAGERITKLRDFRGWSKATLSARAGLSIPIIKDCECGRILPTVATAKKLADALRAPIWYVGGYDHLPQKTLAEKIEKARRYRGHTKEEMAAELGVNQKSIYNWAAKGIHPLPETEKKLSLYIAVLRRQNQPQEI; encoded by the coding sequence TTGATACCGCCGGATTTCCCCGTCGCTGCACTTGCAGATATGCGGCCCTTGCGAACCGAACCAACCGCACGGACAAACGTGCAGTCAGCAACCTCGACAGATTCCCCTGTCCTTTTCACCACCACGCACGCCCACAAACCCCTTGATATAACTGACTCCTTGAGCGCTGGCGAACGCATCACCAAATTACGTGATTTTCGAGGTTGGTCCAAGGCCACGCTTTCCGCCAGGGCTGGCCTGTCTATCCCCATTATCAAGGATTGCGAATGTGGAAGAATATTGCCGACTGTAGCCACGGCGAAGAAACTGGCTGACGCTCTCCGGGCGCCGATCTGGTACGTCGGCGGCTATGACCATCTGCCGCAAAAAACTTTGGCCGAGAAAATAGAAAAGGCCCGCAGATATCGCGGGCATACTAAAGAAGAAATGGCTGCGGAATTGGGCGTGAATCAGAAGAGTATCTACAACTGGGCGGCGAAAGGAATCCACCCGCTGCCGGAGACTGAAAAAAAGCTTTCATTATATATAGCAGTTTTGAGGAGACAAAATCAACCCCAGGAAATATAA
- a CDS encoding ATP-binding protein: MHVCPCGWFGSQGPHICKCSDGEIRRYQKRLSGPLLDRIDLRVEVAPLSYGEMKSSVKTESSACIRQRVERARALQKERFGAGETLVNAAMTHSQILQHCRLSTEAERLLAQVFQKLGMSARSHDRLLKVARTIADMDASENIEVQHIAEAVQLRGREELEGL, from the coding sequence CTGCACGTTTGTCCGTGCGGTTGGTTCGGTTCGCAAGGGCCGCATATCTGCAAGTGCAGCGACGGGGAAATCCGGCGGTATCAAAAACGGCTTTCGGGTCCCTTACTGGATCGTATTGATCTGCGCGTAGAGGTGGCGCCTCTTTCTTATGGAGAGATGAAGAGCAGTGTGAAAACGGAAAGCTCGGCATGCATACGCCAGCGAGTGGAACGGGCCAGAGCGCTTCAAAAAGAACGTTTTGGAGCTGGAGAGACGTTGGTGAATGCGGCGATGACGCACAGTCAAATTTTACAGCACTGTCGATTGAGTACAGAAGCAGAGCGCCTATTAGCCCAGGTTTTTCAAAAATTGGGCATGAGCGCGCGATCCCATGACCGCCTGCTGAAGGTGGCCAGGACCATAGCGGATATGGACGCTAGCGAGAACATTGAAGTGCAGCATATCGCCGAAGCGGTGCAGCTGCGCGGCAGGGAAGAGCTGGAAGGGTTGTAA